The following are encoded together in the Brassica napus cultivar Da-Ae chromosome A9, Da-Ae, whole genome shotgun sequence genome:
- the BNAA09G05350D gene encoding uncharacterized protein BNAA09G05350D, producing MSSRVNSNYQSFLAHTSPLVPVHYHSQVTGASSSSTVASGAEAKEVRRPHIVLGDIWSAYEEFSCYGNEVPLSLEGIDEDVTSYYAPTLSAMQIFTIKPFADDGGSSSRLGFSCLSPAYCASSSIGANDSSSYLYFQYNELELPHERHPLTAKIELLAEQHSGLRSLTSSDLSPDSWLSIAWYPIYQIPSVKSLKKELSAAFLTYHKLKPDFPGTLVI from the exons ATGTCCTCAAGAGTTAATTCTAATTACCAGAGCTTTCTCGCACATACTTCACCTCTTGTCCCTGTTCATTATCATTCGCAGGTAAC TGGAGCGTCATCTTCTTCAACGGTAGCTTCAGGAGCTGAAGCAAAAGAAGTGAGAAGGCCTCACATCGTCCTCGGAGATATCTGGTCTGCTTATGAAGAGTTTAGCTGTTATGGTAATGAAGTTCCTCTTTCTCTGGAAGGCATCGACGAAGATGTTACCTCGTACTATGCTCCTACACTCTCAGCCATGCAGATCTTCACCATCAAACCCTTCGCTGATGACGGTGGTTCTTCTTCAAGGTTAGGTTTCTCTTGTCTCTCCCCAGCATATTGTGC GAGTTCGTCGATAGGAGCAAATGATAGCTCAAGCTACCTTTATTTTCAATACAACGAGCTAGAATTGCCGCACGAGAGGCACCCACTGACTGCAAAG ATTGAGCTACTGGCTGAGCAGCACAGTGGGTTGCGTAGTCTGACAAGTTCAGATCTTTCTCCAGATAGCTGGTTGTCCATAGCATG GTACCCCATCTATCAAATTCCATCAGTGAAAAGCCTGAAGAAGGAGTTATCTGCTGCGTTTCTAACGTACCATAAATTGAAACCAGACTTTCCAGGTACTTTGGTCATTTGA
- the LOC106364082 gene encoding putative GEM-like protein 8 — protein MTMSIVQQVLAFPAVKTAPTRYLPDPASINKLQIPTPSKKSKKSKGKSILRTNSFTDGARDQSKLGPKLTETVKRKLSLGAKILQMGGLEKIYKRLFKVYDEEKLFKAYQCYLSTTAGPIAGLLFISSKKIAFCSERSIKVASPQGDLTRVHYKVSIPLCKIKGVNQSMNTKKPSQKYLEVVTVDDFDFWFMGFLSYKKAFNCLEQALSLEQ, from the coding sequence ATGACAATGAGCATAGTTCAACAAGTTCTTGCATTTCCTGCCGTCAAGACTGCTCCCACACGTTACTTACCTGACCCAGCGTCCATCAACAAACTCCAAATCCCAACTCCTTCCAAGAAATCTAAAAAAAGTAAGGGAAAATCGATCCTTCGAACCAATAGCTTCACGGATGGAGCTAGAGATCAGAGCAAGTTAGGACCAAAACTCACCGAAACAGTCAAGAGAAAACTATCCTTAGGAGCTAAGATCCTTCAAATGGGAGGCTTAGAGAAGATCTACAAGAGGCTCTTTAAAGTCTATGATGAAGAGAAACTCTTCAAGGCCTATCAATGTTACCTATCAACAACGGCAGGTCCCATCGCAGGCTTACTCTTCATATCATCAAAGAAGATTGCTTTCTGCAGCGAGAGATCTATCAAAGTGGCTTCTCCTCAGGGAGATCTCACTAGGGTTCACTACAAAGTGTCTATCCCTCTGTGTAAGATCAAGGGAGTGAACCAGAGTATGAACACGAAGAAGCCATCTCAGAAGTACCTTGAAGTAGTCACGGTGGATGACTTTGACTTCTGGTTCATGGGATTCTTGAGCTACAAGAAAGCTTTCAACTGCCTCGAGCAAGCACTTTCTCTCGAGCAATAA
- the LOC106364083 gene encoding superoxide dismutase [Fe] 3, chloroplastic-like translates to MASCLVTTSSFCTVSDSSIRLKSSKLVHLSNQQRRRSLGSRGGLKVEAYYGLKTPPYPLDALEPYMSQRTLEVHWGKHHRGYVDNLNKQLGKDDRLYGYTMEELIKATYNNGNPLPEFNNAAQVYNHDFFWESMQPGGGDVPIKGVLEQIEKDFGSFTNFREKFTNAALTQFGSGWVWLVLKREERRLEVVKTSNAINPLVWDDIPIINLDVWEHSYYLDYKNERAKYINTFLNHLVSWNAAMSRMARAEAFVNLGEPTIPIA, encoded by the exons ATGGCTTCTTGTCTTGTGACGACAAGCAGTTTCTGTACTGTTTCAGATTCTAGTATACGTTTGAAATCCTCCAAGCTTGTCCATCTG AGTAATCAGCAGAGAAGACGCTCTCTTGGTTCACGAGGTGGTTTAAAGGTTGAAGCTTACTATGGCCTAAAGACCCCTCCTTATCCTCTT GATGCTTTGGAACCGTACATGAGCCAAAGAACACTAGAAGTGCATTGGGGAAAACACCACCGAGGCTACGTGGACAATCTAAACAAACAGTTAGGGAAAGATGATAGACTCTATGGATACACCATGGAAGAGCTTATCAAGGCCACATACAACAACGGGAATCCTTTGCCTGAGTTCAACAACGCTGCACAG GTTTATAACCATGATTTCTTCTGGGAGTCAATGCAACCTGGTGGTGGAGATGTGCCTATAAAAGGTGTTCTTGAGCAGATTGAGAAAGATTTTGGGTCGTTTACGAATTTCAGAGAGAAGTTTACTAATGCTGCTCTTACTCAGTTTGGTTCTGGCTGGGTCTGGCTTGTTT tgAAGAGGGAAGAGAGGAGACTTGAAGTGGTGAAAACCTCAAACGCCATTAACCCACTTGTGTGGGATGATATT CCAATCATCAACTTGGATGTGTGGGAG CACTCTTATTATCTGGACtacaag AACGAGAGGGCTAAGTACATAAACACGTTTCTGAACCATTTGGTGTCGTGGAACGCTGCCATGAGTAGGATGGCACGTGCTGAGGCCTTTGTGAATCTTGGTGAACCCACCATCCCAATTGCTTAA
- the LOC106366051 gene encoding dihydroorotate dehydrogenase (quinone), mitochondrial translates to MAGRAATSSAKWARDFLLKRVSPNPLGGAIRNCSSSSSTPKVPHFSKKGRILTGATIGLAIAGGAYVSTADEATFCGWLFSATKVVNPLFALLDAEFAHKLAVTAASRGWVPREKRPDPQILGLEVWGRKFSNPIGLAAGFDKNAEATEGLLGLGFGFVEVGSVTPVPQEGNPKPRIFRLREDGAIINRCGFNSEGIVVVAKRLGAQHGKRMLAETSGTSSSPSDEAKPGGKSGPGILGVNLGKNKTSEDAAADYVQGVHNLSQYADYLVINVSSPNTAGLRMLQGRKQLKDLVKKVQAARDEMQWGDDGPPPLLVKIAPDLSRGELEDIAAVALALKLDGLIISNTTVSRPDPVNNNPVATETGGLSGKPLFNLSTNMLREMYTLTRGKIPLIGCGGVSSGEDAYKKIRAGATLVQLYTGFAYGGPALIPQIKEELVSCLERDGFKSIQEAIGADHR, encoded by the exons ATGGCCGGAAGGGCTGCGACATCGTCGGCTAAATGGGCGAGAGACTTTTTATTGAAAAGGGTCTCTCCGAATCCTCTTGGTGGAGCGATTAGAAActgttcttcttcatcctctacACCTAAAGTCCCTCACTTTTCCAAGAAA GGAAGGATATTGACAGGAGCTACCATTGGTTTGGCTATAGCTGGAGGAGCTTATGTGAGCACTGCAGATGAAGCAACCTTCTG TGGGTGGCTGTTCTCAGCAACAAAGGTTGTTAACCCTCTCTTTGCTCTTCTGGACGCTGAGTTTGCTCATAAGCTGGCCGTCACTGCGGCTTCACGCGGTTGGGTGCCTAGAGAGAAGAGACCTGATCCACAGATCCTGGGACTTGAAGTTTGGGGAAGGAAGTTTTCAAACCCAATAGGACTCGCTGCTGGATTCGACAAAAACGCTGAAGCTACAGAAGGGTTGCTAGGACTTGGGTTTGGATTCGTTGAGGTTGGTTCTGTGACTCCAGTCCCACAAGAAGGCAACCCCAAACCACGCATTTTCAGATTACGTGAAGATGG AGCCATTATCAATAGGTGTGGATTCAACAGTGAAgggattgttgttgttgctaaGCGGTTAGGTGCTCAGCACGGTAAAAGAATGTTGGCGGAGACGTCAGGCACTTCGTCATCTCCAAGCGATGAAGCTAAACCGGGAGGCAAATCTGGACCTGGTATACTTGGAGTCAACCTTGGAAAGAACAAGACTAGTGAAGATGCAGCTGCTGATTATGTCCAAGGAGTTCATAATTTATCCCAGTATGCTGATTACTTGGTTATTAATGTTTCATCACCCAACACAGCAGGGCTGAGGATGCTTCAGGGGAGGAAACAGTTGAAGGATCTTGTGAAGAAGGTTCAAGCTGCTAGGGATGAGATGCAGTGGGGTGATGATggtcctcctcctcttcttgtgAAGATTGCTCCTGATCTGTCCAGAGGAGAGCTTGAAGATATTGCAGCT GTTGCTCTTGCTCTCAAGTTGGATGGGCTG ATCATATCGAATACAACAGTCTCGAGGCCAGATCCTGTAAACAACAACCCTGTGGCAACAGAGACAGGGGGTTTGAGTGGAAAACCGCTCTTTAATCTCTCCACCAACATGTTAAGAGAGATGTACACTTTGACACGA GGTAAGATTCCACTGATAGGCTGCGGTGGTGTTAGCAG tggtGAAGATGCTTATAAGAAGATAAGAGCCGGAGCTACTCTTGTTCAGCTGTACACTGGGTTTGCCTATGGTGGACCTGCTCTCATCCCACAAATAAAG GAAGAACTGGTGAGTTGCTTAGAAAGGGATGGGTTCAAGTCGATTCAAGAAGCCATTGGTGCAGATCACAGATGA
- the LOC106366052 gene encoding probable prefoldin subunit 5: MASSSSSSARGELEKMGIDQLKALKEQADLEVNLLQDSLNNIRTANARLESAAGALNDLSLRPQGKKMLVPLTASLYVPGTLDEAGKVLVDIGTGYFIEKTMEDGKDYCQRKINLLKSNYEQLFEVLAKKKSVADEAGMVLQSKVRQLQAATTS, translated from the exons atggcgtcatcatcatcatcatcggcGAGAGGAGAACTAGAGAAGATGGGAATCGATCAGCTGAAAGCGCTGAAGGAGCAAGCGGATCTGGAAGTGAACCTCCTGCAAGACAGCCTCAACAACATCCGCACAGCCAACGCACGCCTCGAATCCGCCGCGGGAGCTCTCAACGACCTCTCGCTTCGACCTCAAGGCAAGAAGATGCTCGTGCCGCTCACCGCGTCTCTCTACGTGCCTGGGACGCTTGATGAAGCTGGCAAGGTTCTTGTTGATATCGGCACTGGTTACTTCATCGAG AAAACAATGGAGGATGGTAAAGACTATTGTCAGAGGAAGATTAACTTGTTGAAATCAAACTATGAGCAACTCTTTGAG GTGTTGGCTAAGAAGAAAAGCGTGGCAGATGAAGCTGGGATGGTCTTGCAGTCTAAAGTTAGACAGTTACAAGCTGCAACCACGTCCTga
- the LOC125577739 gene encoding transcription factor TCP7-like, which yields MSNNNDGALVVKKPPAKDRHSKVDGRGRRIRMPIICAARVFQLTRELGHKSDGQTIEWLLRQAEPSIIAATGTGTTPASFSTVSASLRGNSTTTSCNLSSSLDHKPLLGVSPFILGKRVRADEDTPSGFWAVPARQEFGQVWSFAAGATQEMLLQQQQQQAAGLFVHQQQQQQQAAMGEASAARVGNYLPGHLNLLASLSSGAPGSGRGEDDDQR from the coding sequence ATGTCTAACAACAACGACGGAGCTCTTGTCGTGAAGAAACCTCCGGCGAAAGATAGACACAGCAAAGTCGACGGAAGAGGGAGAAGGATACGTATGCCTATCATCTGCGCAGCTCGTGTCTTCCAGCTAACAAGAGAGCTCGGCCACAAATCAGACGGTCAAACTATCGAGTGGCTACTACGTCAAGCTGAGCCTTCTATCATAGCCGCGACAGGAACCGGCACAACTCCGGCGAGTTTCTCCACCGTGTCAGCCTCACTCCGAGGAAACTCCACCACCACGAGCTGCAACTTGTCCTCGTCTCTAGATCATAAACCTTTGCTAGGGGTATCACCGTTTATACTCGGAAAGCGCGTGAGAGCCGACGAGGATACACCGTCTGGGTTCTGGGCGGTTCCGGCGAGGCAGGAGTTCGGACAGGTCTGGAGCTTTGCCGCAGGAGCTACACAAGAGatgttgttacaacaacagcaGCAACAAGCAGCTGGGCTTTTTGTCCACCAGCAGCAGCAACAGCAACAAGCTGCAATGGGTGAAGCTTCGGCGGCTAGAGTTGGGAACTATCTTCCGGGTCATCTTAATCTGCTTGCTTCTTTATCTAGTGGAGCTCCCGGGTCCGGTCGGGGAGAGGATGATGACCAGCGTTGA
- the LOC106366053 gene encoding protein TRANSPARENT TESTA 16 isoform X1: MGRGKIEIKKIENKTSRQVTFSKRRNGLIKKTRELSVLCDAHIGLIVFSTTGKLTQYCSEHSNMPQLIDRYLTKEGLQLPDLNDDRDDLRHEIEILRRETCKLELRLRPYHGHDLASIPPHELEGLEQQLEHSVRKVRERKKELLQQQLGNLSRKKRMLEDDNNNMYRWLHDEHRTGVEFQQAGIETKPMEYQQFLEQVQYYNDHHQQQSSVLQLPTLPSEIDLSYHLQLAQPNLQNDPTTKVD, encoded by the exons ATGGGAAGGGGGAAGATCGAGATAAAGAAGATAGAGAATAAGACATCGAGGCAAGTGACCTTCTCCAAGAGAAGAAATGGTCTTATCAAGAAGACTCGTGAGCTCTCTGTTCTTTGTGATGCTCACATCGGTCTCATCGTCTTCTCCACCACCGGAAAGCTTACCCAGTACTGCTCCGAACACTCTAA TATGCCTCAGCTCATTGACAGATATTTGACAAAAGAAGGATTGCAACTTCCTGACCTTAATGACGACCGG GATGACCTGCGCCATGAGATTGAAATATTAAGAAGGGAGACATGTAAGCTTGAGCTCCGTCTGCGTCCATACCATGGACATGACTTAGCCTCCATTCCTCCACACGAGCTCGAGGGGCTAGAGCAACAGCTCGAACATTCTGTCCGTAAAGTCCGTGAGCGTAAG AAGGAGTTGCTGCAGCAACAGTTGGGGAATCTTAGCAGAAAG AAGCGGATGCTAGAAGACGATAACAACAATATGTACCGTTGG CTTCATGATGAGCATCGTACGGGGGTTGAGTTTCAGCAAGCTGGGATAGAGACCAAACCAATGGAGTATCAACAGTTTCTAGAGCAGGTTCAGTACTATAATGATCATCATCAGCAACAAAGCAGTGTTCTTCAGCTCCCTACGCTTCCTTCAGAGATTGATCTTAGTTACCATCTCCAGCTTGCTCAGCCTAATCTTCAAAACGATCCAACGACCAAGGTTGATTAA
- the LOC106366053 gene encoding protein TRANSPARENT TESTA 16 isoform X2, whose product MGRGKIEIKKIENKTSRQVTFSKRRNGLIKKTRELSVLCDAHIGLIVFSTTGKLTQYCSEHSNMPQLIDRYLTKEGLQLPDLNDDRDDLRHEIEILRRETCKLELRLRPYHGHDLASIPPHELEGLEQQLEHSVRKVRERKELLQQQLGNLSRKKRMLEDDNNNMYRWLHDEHRTGVEFQQAGIETKPMEYQQFLEQVQYYNDHHQQQSSVLQLPTLPSEIDLSYHLQLAQPNLQNDPTTKVD is encoded by the exons ATGGGAAGGGGGAAGATCGAGATAAAGAAGATAGAGAATAAGACATCGAGGCAAGTGACCTTCTCCAAGAGAAGAAATGGTCTTATCAAGAAGACTCGTGAGCTCTCTGTTCTTTGTGATGCTCACATCGGTCTCATCGTCTTCTCCACCACCGGAAAGCTTACCCAGTACTGCTCCGAACACTCTAA TATGCCTCAGCTCATTGACAGATATTTGACAAAAGAAGGATTGCAACTTCCTGACCTTAATGACGACCGG GATGACCTGCGCCATGAGATTGAAATATTAAGAAGGGAGACATGTAAGCTTGAGCTCCGTCTGCGTCCATACCATGGACATGACTTAGCCTCCATTCCTCCACACGAGCTCGAGGGGCTAGAGCAACAGCTCGAACATTCTGTCCGTAAAGTCCGTGAGCGTAAG GAGTTGCTGCAGCAACAGTTGGGGAATCTTAGCAGAAAG AAGCGGATGCTAGAAGACGATAACAACAATATGTACCGTTGG CTTCATGATGAGCATCGTACGGGGGTTGAGTTTCAGCAAGCTGGGATAGAGACCAAACCAATGGAGTATCAACAGTTTCTAGAGCAGGTTCAGTACTATAATGATCATCATCAGCAACAAAGCAGTGTTCTTCAGCTCCCTACGCTTCCTTCAGAGATTGATCTTAGTTACCATCTCCAGCTTGCTCAGCCTAATCTTCAAAACGATCCAACGACCAAGGTTGATTAA
- the LOC106366053 gene encoding protein TRANSPARENT TESTA 16 isoform X3, whose product MGRGKIEIKKIENKTSRQVTFSKRRNGLIKKTRELSVLCDAHIGLIVFSTTGKLTQYCSEHSNMPQLIDRYLTKEGLQLPDLNDDRDDLRHEIEILRRETCKLELRLRPYHGHDLASIPPHELEGLEQQLEHSVRKVRERKQQLGNLSRKKRMLEDDNNNMYRWLHDEHRTGVEFQQAGIETKPMEYQQFLEQVQYYNDHHQQQSSVLQLPTLPSEIDLSYHLQLAQPNLQNDPTTKVD is encoded by the exons ATGGGAAGGGGGAAGATCGAGATAAAGAAGATAGAGAATAAGACATCGAGGCAAGTGACCTTCTCCAAGAGAAGAAATGGTCTTATCAAGAAGACTCGTGAGCTCTCTGTTCTTTGTGATGCTCACATCGGTCTCATCGTCTTCTCCACCACCGGAAAGCTTACCCAGTACTGCTCCGAACACTCTAA TATGCCTCAGCTCATTGACAGATATTTGACAAAAGAAGGATTGCAACTTCCTGACCTTAATGACGACCGG GATGACCTGCGCCATGAGATTGAAATATTAAGAAGGGAGACATGTAAGCTTGAGCTCCGTCTGCGTCCATACCATGGACATGACTTAGCCTCCATTCCTCCACACGAGCTCGAGGGGCTAGAGCAACAGCTCGAACATTCTGTCCGTAAAGTCCGTGAGCGTAAG CAACAGTTGGGGAATCTTAGCAGAAAG AAGCGGATGCTAGAAGACGATAACAACAATATGTACCGTTGG CTTCATGATGAGCATCGTACGGGGGTTGAGTTTCAGCAAGCTGGGATAGAGACCAAACCAATGGAGTATCAACAGTTTCTAGAGCAGGTTCAGTACTATAATGATCATCATCAGCAACAAAGCAGTGTTCTTCAGCTCCCTACGCTTCCTTCAGAGATTGATCTTAGTTACCATCTCCAGCTTGCTCAGCCTAATCTTCAAAACGATCCAACGACCAAGGTTGATTAA